ATCTTACAAAAATAGAAAATTACAATGTCTACAAACATAAAAATCGCTAAAGCATATTTAATACTTACTGCTGCAAGTATTTTAGGACATATATTGAGTATGGGCAAAGAAATACTTGTAGCAAATTATTTTGGAATTACAAAAGCAATGGATGCTTTTTATACTGCATTGACAATACCCAACTGGATAACTCCTATATTTTCATCACCATTTATTCTTATTTTTATTCCGATTTTTACAAAATATAAATTAACAAATAAAGAAGAAGCAAACAGATTGGCAAGTATTCTCATAAACTACACATTCATTGTGCTTATTTTGATAACATTGTTTGTCTTTATTTTTTCTCGTGCCATCATCCAATTTGGATTTTGTGGATTGGATTCGGAAACCAGCATCACTTCTATAAAAATACTCAGGATAATTAATATAACCATCATCTTCACTGTGCTAGTAACTATAAATACTGTAATACACAATGCAAATGAACATTTTTTATGGCCTGCAGTTTCACAAATGTTTGTTACGATATGTACAATTCTTTTCATCTTATTTTTTGCAAAAAAATGGGGAATCTTTGTATTTGCTTGGGGTTTGCTTATCGGTTTAATTATACAATCACTTTTTTTAATCCCATTTACTAAACAACAAGGGTATAAACATTATTTTGATTTTAGATGGAATCATCCAGAATTAAAAAAAATACTAAATTTAACCTTTGTTCTTATTCTTTTATCAATTATTTCTGGATTTAATGCGCCAATTAACAGGATAATGGCATCTTGGTTACC
The DNA window shown above is from Elusimicrobiota bacterium and carries:
- the murJ gene encoding murein biosynthesis integral membrane protein MurJ, with protein sequence MSTNIKIAKAYLILTAASILGHILSMGKEILVANYFGITKAMDAFYTALTIPNWITPIFSSPFILIFIPIFTKYKLTNKEEANRLASILINYTFIVLILITLFVFIFSRAIIQFGFCGLDSETSITSIKILRIINITIIFTVLVTINTVIHNANEHFLWPAVSQMFVTICTILFILFFAKKWGIFVFAWGLLIGLIIQSLFLIPFTKQQGYKHYFDFRWNHPELKKILNLTFVLILLSIISGFNAPINRIMASWLPTGSIAALGYADKLVQVPLIVFSGSIATAIYPFISKQLAENKIEEMKDALATSIKMMGFIFIPLAVIMITLAKPVIQLLFQRGAFDAQATDLTSKIFICFTFQLFSNYALVIMLRLIFAFQDLFSILKVTVIGIVFTILLNYIFIKT